The Scyliorhinus torazame isolate Kashiwa2021f chromosome 17, sScyTor2.1, whole genome shotgun sequence genome includes a window with the following:
- the LOC140394529 gene encoding uncharacterized protein isoform X2: MFKNEIETIQSKSVKSKKQIEINIIVNQNKEYEEKNKFEREKKKRRKTETKNILIEANDIDVGSDPKRSKKKKSKSRKSSTRDEEDPKIEKQMTKKSRRESKIGEDKCDGSKKKRKKNLKPDDHSDPQNISEQCLRKRCEDDPNKAPDKSKHNKKKKKKNKDADMEEGLTKSIKTSNGTADKLGKTIKVSCVAEAKSVKKRKKKKRSHSVDTSEDEKPRKKRKRDRNIDEPDAGNDKFKVTDSRKQKDGQMLDTVSNNTDKTHKKKRKKEKVRTQQPVEKRVKGVEQMGSDTEFITKSSKKRKRFIEAEGEEIETLDRERLTSDKTNNVCKLQNSPATPKGRKQKAAFNAEKSVGTEKKIKRKKKDSSGMHVCKARRQALQEEIDRVSGKTGTLETKVSPEIKSRCTGTQWDSATFGSLEQKNKFLRLMGGFKSSNPPQSSTCGKPNMVLNKEEEQKCNRTLQQEFDKALNLRQHRGIGLGFQPFSNLNSKIFFIDKHASKSKKFDFN, encoded by the exons ATGTTCAAAAATGAAATTGAAACAATTCAATCAAAATCAGTGAAGAGTAAAAAGCAAATTGAAATAAACATCATTGTCAACCAGAACAAAGAATATGAGGAAAAAAATAAGTTTGAAAGAGAAAAGAAGAAAAGGAGAAAGACTGAGACGAAGAATATTCTAATAGAAGCCAATGATATTGATGTGGGCAGTGATCCAAAGAGATctaaaaaaaagaaaagcaaatcgAGAAAGTCCAGCACGAGAGATGAAGAAGACCCCAAGATTGAGAAGCAAATGACAAAGAAGAGTCGCCGGGAAAGTAAAATTGGTGAGGACAAATGTGATGGttcgaaaaagaaaagaaaaaagaacttgAAGCCAGATGATCATTCTGACCCTCAAAATATCTCTGAGCAGTGTCTGAGAAAAAGGTGTGAGGATGATCCAAACAAAGCTCCAGACAAAAGCAAGCATaacaagaagaaaaagaaaaaaaacaaagatGCTGATATGGAAGAAGGATTAACTAAAAGTATTAAGACTTCAAATGGGACTGCAGACAAACTGGGTAAAACAATCAAAGTGTCTTGTGTTGCTGAAGCCAAAAGTGTGAAGAAGAGGAAAAAAAAGAAACGGTCTCATTCCGTAGACACATCTGAAGATGAAAAACCAAGGAAGAAACGGAAACGTGACAGAAATATTGATGAACCTGACGCCGGGAATGACAAGTTCAAAGTAACAGACTCGAGGAAGCAAAAAGATGGACAAATGCTGGACACTGTGAGCAATAATACagacaaaacacacaaaaaaaagagaaagaaagaaaaggtaCGCACTCAGCAACCAGTTGAGAAGAGGGTAAAAGGAGTGGAGCAAATGGGAAGTGACACGGAATTTATCACAAAGTCCAGCAAGAAAAGGAAAAGATTTATTGAAGCTGAAGGGGAAGAAATTGAAACATTGGACAGGGAGAGGCTGACGTCGGACAAAACAAACAATGTTTGTAAATTGCAGAATTCCCCAGCGACTCCGAAAGGCAGAAAGCAGAAGGCAGCATTCAATGCTGAAAAATCTGTAGGAACTGAAAAGAAGattaaaaggaaaaagaaagactcATCTGGGATGCATGTTTGTAAA GCGAGGCGACAAGCTTTGCAAGAAGAAATTGACAGAGTATCTGGCAAAACTGGTACTTTGGAAACTAAAGTTTCCCCAGAAATCAAATCAAGA TGTACGGGCACACAATGGGACTCAGCCACGTTTGGGAGTCTGGAGCAGAAAAATAAATTCTTGAGACTCATGGGTGGTTTTAAATCATCAAATCCGCCTCAGTCATCTACCTGTGGAAAGCCCAACATGGTACTTAacaaggaagaagaacaaaaatgtaaCCGGACTCTTCAGCAGGAATTTGACAAAGCATTGAACCTTCGGCAACATCGAGGAATTGGCCTCGGTTTCCAACCTTTTTCTAATCTAAATAGCAAAATATTTTTTATAGATAAACATGCCTCAAAATCTAAGAAGTTTGATTTTAATTAG
- the LOC140394529 gene encoding uncharacterized protein isoform X1, with product MFKNEIETIQSKSVKSKKQIEINIIVNQNKEYEEKNKFEREKKKRRKTETKNILIEANDIDVGSDPKRSKKKKSKSRKSSTRDEEDPKIEKQMTKKSRRESKIGEDKCDGSKKKRKKNLKPDDHSDPQNISEQCLRKRCEDDPNKAPDKSKHNKKKKKKNKDADMEEGLTKSIKTSNGTADKLGKTIKVSCVAEAKSVKKRKKKKRSHSVDTSEDEKPRKKRKRDRNIDEPDAGNDKFKVTDSRKQKDGQMLDTVSNNTDKTHKKKRKKEKVRTQQPVEKRVKGVEQMGSDTEFITKSSKKRKRFIEAEGEEIETLDRERLTSDKTNNVCKLQNSPATPKGRKQKAAFNAEKSVGTEKKIKRKKKDSSGMHVCKVKEEFPDNGDLLIMSEKKGNLFEVTIDKARRQALQEEIDRVSGKTGTLETKVSPEIKSRCTGTQWDSATFGSLEQKNKFLRLMGGFKSSNPPQSSTCGKPNMVLNKEEEQKCNRTLQQEFDKALNLRQHRGIGLGFQPFSNLNSKIFFIDKHASKSKKFDFN from the exons ATGTTCAAAAATGAAATTGAAACAATTCAATCAAAATCAGTGAAGAGTAAAAAGCAAATTGAAATAAACATCATTGTCAACCAGAACAAAGAATATGAGGAAAAAAATAAGTTTGAAAGAGAAAAGAAGAAAAGGAGAAAGACTGAGACGAAGAATATTCTAATAGAAGCCAATGATATTGATGTGGGCAGTGATCCAAAGAGATctaaaaaaaagaaaagcaaatcgAGAAAGTCCAGCACGAGAGATGAAGAAGACCCCAAGATTGAGAAGCAAATGACAAAGAAGAGTCGCCGGGAAAGTAAAATTGGTGAGGACAAATGTGATGGttcgaaaaagaaaagaaaaaagaacttgAAGCCAGATGATCATTCTGACCCTCAAAATATCTCTGAGCAGTGTCTGAGAAAAAGGTGTGAGGATGATCCAAACAAAGCTCCAGACAAAAGCAAGCATaacaagaagaaaaagaaaaaaaacaaagatGCTGATATGGAAGAAGGATTAACTAAAAGTATTAAGACTTCAAATGGGACTGCAGACAAACTGGGTAAAACAATCAAAGTGTCTTGTGTTGCTGAAGCCAAAAGTGTGAAGAAGAGGAAAAAAAAGAAACGGTCTCATTCCGTAGACACATCTGAAGATGAAAAACCAAGGAAGAAACGGAAACGTGACAGAAATATTGATGAACCTGACGCCGGGAATGACAAGTTCAAAGTAACAGACTCGAGGAAGCAAAAAGATGGACAAATGCTGGACACTGTGAGCAATAATACagacaaaacacacaaaaaaaagagaaagaaagaaaaggtaCGCACTCAGCAACCAGTTGAGAAGAGGGTAAAAGGAGTGGAGCAAATGGGAAGTGACACGGAATTTATCACAAAGTCCAGCAAGAAAAGGAAAAGATTTATTGAAGCTGAAGGGGAAGAAATTGAAACATTGGACAGGGAGAGGCTGACGTCGGACAAAACAAACAATGTTTGTAAATTGCAGAATTCCCCAGCGACTCCGAAAGGCAGAAAGCAGAAGGCAGCATTCAATGCTGAAAAATCTGTAGGAACTGAAAAGAAGattaaaaggaaaaagaaagactcATCTGGGATGCATGTTTGTAAA GTGAAAGAGGAATTTCCCGACAATGGGGATTTGCTGATTATGTCTGAAAAGAAAGGCAATTTATTTGAAGTGACAATAGACAAG GCGAGGCGACAAGCTTTGCAAGAAGAAATTGACAGAGTATCTGGCAAAACTGGTACTTTGGAAACTAAAGTTTCCCCAGAAATCAAATCAAGA TGTACGGGCACACAATGGGACTCAGCCACGTTTGGGAGTCTGGAGCAGAAAAATAAATTCTTGAGACTCATGGGTGGTTTTAAATCATCAAATCCGCCTCAGTCATCTACCTGTGGAAAGCCCAACATGGTACTTAacaaggaagaagaacaaaaatgtaaCCGGACTCTTCAGCAGGAATTTGACAAAGCATTGAACCTTCGGCAACATCGAGGAATTGGCCTCGGTTTCCAACCTTTTTCTAATCTAAATAGCAAAATATTTTTTATAGATAAACATGCCTCAAAATCTAAGAAGTTTGATTTTAATTAG